The sequence below is a genomic window from Labilithrix sp..
CGCTCGCGGCGAAGGCCGGCGCGTCGGGGAGATAGGTGTCGAGGCGCGCGTCGAGCTCGATCTTGCCTTCGTCGACGAGGCGGAGCACGACGACGGAGACATAGGACTTCGTCACGCTGCCGATGCGCACGAGGCGATGCTCGTCGAGCTGCGACGGACCGACGGTGTGGAACGTCGAGCCGCACGCCGTCTTCGTCTGCATGACGAGGTCCCAGCTCTCGTGCGGGATCTGCGAGAGCGCGGCGCCAAAGCGCGCTTCCTCGGCCGCGCAGGCGTCCTCCGCTTCGATCGCGTTCGTGTCCGTCGCGACGTCGGAGGAGGCGGCCGTGCAGCCGGTAACGAGGAGAACGACGGAGGCGATCGCAGCAATCGATTTCATGACAAAGGTCTCCTGTGCGGCTGCTCTAAGCCGAATATGGAAAGGGCCTGAATGGGCGTTAGTGAGCGAACGAAATGACGATTTTGGCGAGGACCTCGGCGCCGACGATGGCGCCGACGAAGCCGGCCGCGAGGCGGCCACCCGAGGCGCCGGTCGCCGTGCGAAATCCGATGACGAGCAAATAGACTTGCGCCGCGAGCCCGACGAGGACGAGGGAGATCGCGGCTTTGCCGACGAGCGTCGAGGTGTCGAGGAGGGCGACCGGGATCGCGCAGACGACCGACGGCACGCGCGCGAGCCCGACGGTGGCGAGCATGTCGATGGGGCGGACGCCGCGCGACAGGACGCGACCCGCGATCCAGAAGACGGCCGCGGTGAGCGGGAAGGCCGCGAGCTGATCGACGACGACGGTGCGCACGTCGAGGCCGTTCTTCGCCGAGACGACGTCGAGGACGCCCGGGAAGCGGACGCCGAGCCCCATCATCGCTGCGGCGCCGGCGCTCGCGAGGAGGCCGGCGACGGCGAGGGCACCTGCGCTCCAGCGGACGAAGGGATCGAACCCGCCGGTCCCGACGAGCGGCGGCGGCTTCACGCTCGCGAGGAGGCGCTCCGCGTCGGCCTCACCGATCGCGTTCTTGCGCGCGAGCTCCTTGATGCGCTCTTCGGGCGTGCTCATAGCCCGACCTTCTTCAGCTCCTCGGCCGCCGCTTCGGCGGTCAGCTTCCCGTTCTCGAGCGCGTCGAGGATCGCGTGGCGCTTGGCGTCGACGCCCTTCTCGAGCCTCTCGAGCTTCGCGAGGATGTCGTCGAGGCGGTTCCGCACCGTGGGGTAGCTGACGCCGAGCTGCTGCGCGATCGCCTTGAGGCTCCCGCTCGCCCGCACGAACGCGGTGACGAACGCGAGGTCGTCGGCCGCGAGCTGGAGGAGCGCCGGGATCTCGAACTTGCCCTCGAGCGCGGTCCCGCACGACCGGCAGGTGAGCCGCGTCGCGAGGAGATCCCCTTCGCAGCTAGGGCATCGAACGACCAGCCGAGGCATGCCGGCTTTCTAATCCGAGCTTGAACAAAGTCAAAGCGACGATGAATAATGTTGATCTATGGGCAATAAAAACTCCGTAAGTCAGCGATTTCGCGTGGCCTCTCAGTCGCGCGCCGCTGCGTAGGCGTCGCGCGCGCGCTTCGTCGCCGTCGTCCACCCCGCCGGGGCGGGGGCGCGGCGGAGGCCTTCGTTCGTGAGGATGAAGACGGGCGGCGGCCACGGCTTGCCGTCGTCACCGCGCGTGAGGACGATCGCCGCGCGCGTCGCGTCGAGCGCGGCGACGCGGACGCGACCGAACGTCGTCATCGGAACCTGCCGGAGCGCGCCGCGCTTCCAGATCGCGGCGACGTGCGTGCGGCCCCACGTCCCCACCTCGTATTCGGTGCCGACGATGACCGTCTCCTCTTCGCCGTCTCCGTCGAGATCGACGTTCGGCCCGAGCTCGAGGTCGTAGATGTGGTGGTACTCGGCGACCCACTGCGAGCGCGTGCTCGCGATCGAGGTCGCCGGCGCGTTGGGGCGAAGGACGTAGAGCTCCGTCGTCGCCATCGGCTCGAAGTACGCCTCTTCCGCCCACGTCACGAGCGCGAGGGTGCCCTCGCCGGTCATGCAGCCGTACGTCACGGCGACGGGCACGACCATGTCCGCGAAGCGCGCGTCCGCTCGCGCCTGGACCGCCGCCTCGCGCTCGCGCTTCCACGCGTCGCGCGTCTCCGCCGGCAACGCCGGACACGAGCCCGCGCGCGGGCGCGGGAGCGCGTCCCAGATCGGATCGTCTTCCGTCGACTCCGGGAACGTCGCGTCGAGGAACCCGCGCGGCGTGATCGGCGCCTTCGGGTCGCGCCACGACGCCTTCGTCGACGCCCTCCGCTTCGCGAGGACGTGCGCGGCGAGCGCCGGCGCCTCCGCGTCCGTCGCGCCGAGGAGCCTGATCCTTCGCTCCCATCGAGCGGCGTCGAGCTCGCGGAGGTCTTCGTCGCACGCCTCGCTCGCGTAGCGGTGCTTCGCGAACGCGAGCTCCCGCGCCTCGAGCTTCGGCGCCTCCTCCGCGACCGGTCCGGACGGAGCGAGGCGGACGACGGTGAGGTCCTCGGACGGGAAGAAGTCCGGCTCGACCCCGTCGGCCGGGACGACGCGCAGCAACGAGCGTCCTCCTTCCGTCCTGACCTGGAGGTCCGAGCCGCGCATGAGCGTGCGCGTGAACGAGACCTCGCGCTCGGGGAACCACGCCGTCCAGGTGCACTCGCGCGCGTACAGCGGCCTCGTCGTGCAGCGCCGTGTCAGCGGCTCCGGCTTCCCGTCGCCGTCGAAGTCGGCGCGTTCCATCACGCTCTCCTCACGTACGACGCGCGGAGCTCCCGCGGTCGGGACGAAGGCGAGGAAGCCGACCGAGCCCGACTGGACGTCCTTGGGATCTTCCGCCCACGCCTCGACGAGGTGACCGCCGCGGACGGGATCCACGTGATGGACCTCCAGCCGCTCGCCGCGCAGCCGCGCCGGAACGAGCGGCCGCACGCGCTTGGCGAAGGCCTCGGCGACCTCGGGCTCGAGGCGGTCCTCGCGCGGGAACGACGACTCCGTCGGCGGGAACGCCTTCGCGTCGGCGGCGCAGAGCTCGCGGAGCCGCGCTTCGGGATCGGCGGCCTTCGGCTGCGGCGCGATCGGGGCCGGGGGAGGAGGCTCCGCCGGCGTCGGCGCAAGCGGCGCCGCGCGGCACGACGCGAGCGCTGCGATCGCGAAGAGGCCTGCCGCTCGCATCCGAGGTTTCATACAACGCCGCGCGCGTCTTCGCTCTTCCTTCCCTCGGTCGGCGGCGGCGTTGCGATAACGTGGGTGGATGCGTCCATCGCTCGTCCGACTCGTCGCCGTCGCGGCCTTGCTCGTTGCGGGGCAAGCCGCCGGGCATCCCGGCCCCAAGGTCCTCGACGCGGTCGTCGCGTCGGTCGGTCAACGGCCGATCCTCTGGTCGGAGGTGCTCGGTCGTGCGCTCCCGTCCTTGCAGGAGCTGTCGCCCGACAAGCGCGCGGCGGCGAGGGACCGGATCCTCGCGCAGTCGCTCGAGCGGCTGATCGAGGAGCGGCTGATCGAGGTCGACGCCGCGCTCTTGCGCATCACGATCGAGCCCCACGAGGTCGACGACGG
It includes:
- a CDS encoding SurA N-terminal domain-containing protein; the protein is MRPSLVRLVAVAALLVAGQAAGHPGPKVLDAVVASVGQRPILWSEVLGRALPSLQELSPDKRAAARDRILAQSLERLIEERLIEVDAALLRITIEPHEVDDGLARIRQDNHLTDAELAQELAKRGLSQQDYRDEIRRQILEQKWTQRRLVPAMTGSVTQAEARKSRLEQLRADVDVEVRK
- a CDS encoding DUF2089 domain-containing protein, yielding MPRLVVRCPSCEGDLLATRLTCRSCGTALEGKFEIPALLQLAADDLAFVTAFVRASGSLKAIAQQLGVSYPTVRNRLDDILAKLERLEKGVDAKRHAILDALENGKLTAEAAAEELKKVGL